The following are from one region of the Pectobacterium atrosepticum genome:
- a CDS encoding resolvase has product MFIRAYLRASTEDQFAGRAKEMLEQFVQERGHKIASYYRENISGIKLDRPELGRLLMDSHRNDILLVEQIDRLTRLSNSDWITLKKQIEQYELRIVSLDVPTSWQALSDKDPSQADPITRAVITAINNMLIDLMAAMSHKDWLSRRQRQKQGIERAHNMGKYRGKQANQERHEKVLYYRQVKKLSIRETADATGYSPSQICRIQALHRKIQSEVE; this is encoded by the coding sequence ATGTTTATCAGAGCTTATTTGAGGGCATCGACGGAAGATCAGTTCGCCGGTCGTGCAAAAGAGATGTTGGAACAGTTCGTCCAGGAACGGGGACATAAAATCGCCAGCTACTACCGGGAGAATATCAGCGGAATAAAACTTGATCGCCCGGAGCTGGGACGCTTATTGATGGACAGTCACCGCAATGATATTTTGCTGGTCGAGCAGATAGACCGCCTGACACGTCTTAGCAACAGCGACTGGATAACGCTGAAAAAGCAGATAGAACAATACGAGCTGCGTATTGTAAGTCTGGATGTTCCTACATCATGGCAGGCGCTGTCAGATAAAGACCCTTCGCAGGCTGACCCGATCACCCGTGCCGTGATAACCGCCATCAATAACATGCTTATCGACCTGATGGCCGCGATGTCGCATAAGGACTGGTTGAGTCGTCGACAACGTCAAAAACAAGGAATTGAACGCGCACATAATATGGGGAAATATCGGGGTAAACAGGCTAATCAGGAGCGACACGAGAAAGTTCTGTATTACCGTCAGGTAAAAAAACTGAGTATCCGCGAAACAGCCGATGCCACAGGCTACAGTCCATCTCAGATATGTCGAATTCAGGCATTACACCGGAAAATCCAGTCAGAAGTGGAGTAG
- a CDS encoding tgtA5 cluster protein 2: MISAGLGLRHSADPAVPYEATFKDMPHSPAAVWEQLTQKPLLPGRCSSLAMLMRQHPADGFVIAGSPTYIQAIEQDVNAGIGTLTDAAAQLTIVTSQAYRGCLLPYVTCSSTEMLTTLRCNMTSLNISLAGTLIARHVDELRQRSL, encoded by the coding sequence GTGATTTCTGCAGGCCTGGGGCTGCGGCACAGCGCCGATCCGGCCGTACCGTATGAAGCGACGTTCAAAGACATGCCTCATTCCCCCGCGGCAGTCTGGGAACAGCTGACACAAAAGCCATTGCTGCCCGGGCGTTGTTCATCACTGGCTATGCTGATGCGGCAGCACCCCGCAGACGGGTTCGTTATCGCTGGCTCACCGACTTATATTCAGGCTATCGAGCAAGACGTCAATGCAGGTATTGGCACGCTCACTGACGCGGCCGCACAGCTGACGATCGTCACGTCGCAGGCCTATCGCGGTTGCCTGTTACCGTACGTGACCTGCAGCAGCACGGAGATGCTCACCACACTGCGTTGCAACATGACGAGTCTGAACATCAGCCTGGCCGGCACGCTGATAGCCCGTCATGTCGATGAACTCCGTCAACGCTCACTATGA
- a CDS encoding RES domain-containing protein, translated as MDSLFEGNLHEKVTSLVAAEQAGELQVTEVIQPDTVYYKQQPESFGGNGVYFNPDSNNRFSLSDNSKSPMYMAESPHTACHESYQDEKFIDQSDFTTNCMAEIRVQRPLRVFDERLLAPHLGVAVGDLMGPKAVYSDTQLLAKELSQHADGLTYLSRHTGCPCVVLWSDDVAGAGMVSTDSVTPLSEYTHNGKTGKEILKSQLGILVV; from the coding sequence ATGGATTCACTATTCGAGGGAAACCTCCATGAAAAAGTAACTAGTCTTGTAGCGGCAGAGCAAGCGGGTGAGCTTCAGGTGACTGAAGTGATCCAGCCAGATACTGTTTACTACAAGCAACAACCAGAAAGTTTCGGGGGCAACGGGGTGTATTTCAATCCCGACAGCAACAACCGTTTTTCGTTATCAGATAACTCAAAATCCCCCATGTACATGGCCGAGTCACCTCATACGGCATGTCATGAGTCTTACCAGGACGAAAAGTTTATAGACCAATCTGATTTTACAACGAACTGTATGGCAGAAATTCGTGTTCAAAGGCCGCTACGTGTATTTGATGAGCGCCTGCTCGCTCCCCATCTTGGGGTCGCGGTCGGTGACCTCATGGGGCCGAAAGCCGTCTATTCCGACACACAGCTACTGGCGAAAGAGCTTTCTCAGCATGCTGACGGGCTTACCTACCTGTCTCGCCACACGGGTTGTCCCTGTGTGGTTCTCTGGTCCGATGATGTTGCGGGGGCAGGGATGGTTTCGACTGACTCTGTAACGCCCCTGAGTGAATACACCCACAACGGGAAAACGGGCAAAGAGATTTTAAAATCTCAGCTGGGTATTTTGGTCGTCTGA
- a CDS encoding type II toxin-antitoxin system HicB family antitoxin has product MNTLEINGRTAEISFDPDTELLRGDFIGLNGGADFYASSVDELKREGAASLAIFLDECARDGIAPFKE; this is encoded by the coding sequence ATGAACACACTGGAGATTAATGGCCGGACGGCAGAAATCAGTTTTGATCCGGACACCGAGCTGTTGCGCGGCGACTTTATCGGGCTGAACGGCGGCGCCGACTTTTATGCCAGCAGCGTCGACGAACTCAAACGCGAGGGCGCCGCATCCCTGGCCATTTTTCTGGATGAGTGCGCGCGTGACGGGATCGCACCGTTTAAAGAGTAG
- a CDS encoding phage integrase family protein — translation MTGALLPAPYPMEATPQLPVAIDYPSALALRHMALVQDELPKYLLAPEVSALLHYVPDLHRKMLLATLWNTGARINEALALTRSDFSLAPPYPFVQLATLKQRTEKAARTAGRAPAGSQAHRLVPLSDANYVGQLAMMVATLKIPLERRNKRSGRTEKARIWEITDRTVRTWLTEAVEAAAADGVTFSVPVTPHTFRHSYAMHMLYAGIPLKVLQSLMGHKSISSTEVYTKVFALDVAARHRVQFQMSGSDAIALIKRGRS, via the coding sequence ATGACCGGCGCGTTGCTGCCCGCCCCCTACCCGATGGAGGCGACGCCCCAACTGCCGGTTGCTATCGATTACCCGTCCGCCCTGGCGCTGCGCCACATGGCTCTCGTTCAGGATGAACTGCCGAAATACCTGCTGGCGCCGGAAGTGAGCGCCCTGCTCCACTATGTGCCCGATCTGCATCGCAAGATGCTGCTGGCAACCCTCTGGAACACGGGTGCGCGCATTAATGAGGCCCTGGCGCTGACGCGGAGTGATTTTTCCCTGGCACCGCCCTACCCGTTTGTTCAGCTTGCCACTCTCAAACAACGGACCGAAAAAGCCGCCAGAACAGCTGGCCGTGCGCCCGCCGGCAGTCAGGCTCACCGGCTGGTACCGCTTTCTGATGCGAACTATGTCGGCCAGCTGGCGATGATGGTTGCCACGCTGAAAATTCCGCTGGAGCGGCGCAACAAACGAAGCGGCAGAACGGAGAAGGCGCGTATCTGGGAGATCACAGACCGTACCGTCCGCACCTGGCTGACCGAAGCGGTGGAGGCCGCGGCGGCCGACGGGGTAACGTTCTCAGTACCGGTGACGCCCCATACGTTCCGCCACTCCTACGCGATGCACATGTTGTACGCCGGCATACCGCTGAAAGTGCTGCAGAGTCTGATGGGGCATAAGAGCATTAGCTCGACGGAGGTGTATACGAAGGTGTTTGCGCTCGATGTGGCCGCACGGCACAGGGTGCAGTTTCAGATGTCGGGCAGCGATGCTATCGCGCTTATTAAGCGTGGGCGATCGTAG
- a CDS encoding DUF1173 family protein — protein sequence MQFYTALSTDFVDKPVPGFESLYRRWRQCMSEKKDPWVTIHILSEDKPRTFSPERRASSPESYQRVLKTARDTRYIAVCGCVRDKELRLYVRTDPRSGQFSLRRFPFTGPSHAETCSYYCRVNRDGGASTYSVDAIREDADGTLHLTLNYSLRVKPDGSDQAHPEPCLAQRQRRATTKQPRTTLLGMLHLLWETTETNCWTPAFEERRSQQGVMWRIREAAGTIKQGRTLLRDVLMLPGRSQNNSDVFRYAVQNSRRLVVISELDEWTPAPDDHNGILPVSCPTDSKKLFLNIDATRWNDTLERFRVESAWWRQGKKVMAIAVTDVPVEGNYWRAKVRQVCLMMISTRYIPLDSSYEGEVEEKLARERRSFVKPLRYDSAEDEYHPDFCLSDTESADIYPMEVWGMETADYQLHRAQKTDWYNQEYPQSWWGWDVAQQVVPDFPPRSAYQQDKYPLDEDKG from the coding sequence ATGCAGTTCTACACAGCGTTATCCACTGATTTTGTGGATAAGCCTGTTCCTGGATTTGAATCGTTGTATCGCAGATGGAGGCAGTGTATGTCAGAGAAGAAAGATCCCTGGGTAACCATCCACATTCTTTCAGAAGATAAACCCCGAACGTTCTCTCCTGAGCGGCGAGCCAGCTCACCTGAATCTTATCAGCGGGTGTTGAAAACGGCACGCGATACCCGCTATATCGCGGTGTGTGGCTGCGTACGAGATAAGGAACTGCGACTCTATGTTCGTACTGACCCCCGCAGCGGGCAATTTTCGCTACGCCGGTTTCCGTTTACCGGCCCCTCTCATGCCGAGACGTGCAGCTATTATTGTCGGGTAAACCGGGACGGTGGCGCGTCAACCTACAGCGTTGACGCCATTCGTGAAGACGCTGACGGTACCTTGCATCTTACTCTGAACTATTCACTGCGGGTAAAGCCTGACGGTAGCGATCAAGCGCATCCCGAACCGTGCTTGGCGCAACGTCAACGCCGAGCAACAACAAAACAGCCGCGCACCACCCTGCTTGGCATGTTGCACCTGTTGTGGGAAACGACCGAAACCAATTGTTGGACACCGGCATTTGAAGAACGGCGTAGCCAGCAGGGTGTCATGTGGCGAATTCGGGAGGCGGCCGGGACCATCAAACAGGGCCGGACTTTACTCCGTGACGTGTTGATGTTGCCAGGACGGAGCCAGAATAATTCCGACGTGTTCCGGTATGCGGTACAAAACAGCCGGCGATTGGTGGTGATTTCGGAACTAGATGAATGGACTCCTGCGCCCGATGATCACAACGGGATATTGCCGGTCTCCTGCCCTACTGACAGTAAGAAACTTTTTCTCAATATTGATGCTACGCGCTGGAATGACACATTGGAGCGATTCAGAGTGGAAAGCGCATGGTGGCGTCAGGGAAAGAAAGTGATGGCCATTGCGGTAACGGACGTGCCAGTTGAGGGCAACTATTGGCGCGCTAAGGTTCGACAAGTCTGTCTGATGATGATCAGCACGCGCTACATTCCACTCGACTCATCCTATGAAGGTGAGGTGGAGGAAAAGCTGGCCAGAGAACGGCGTTCGTTTGTGAAACCACTGCGCTATGACTCCGCTGAGGATGAGTACCATCCCGACTTTTGTCTTAGTGATACTGAATCAGCTGATATCTACCCCATGGAAGTCTGGGGGATGGAAACTGCGGATTACCAGTTACACCGTGCGCAGAAAACGGATTGGTACAATCAGGAGTATCCACAGTCCTGGTGGGGATGGGATGTAGCTCAACAAGTTGTTCCTGATTTCCCACCCAGAAGCGCGTATCAACAGGATAAGTACCCCTTGGATGAAGATAAGGGGTGA
- a CDS encoding CopG family transcriptional regulator, whose protein sequence is MVKKASQQAGNRPPVTPEQAEALAMRLADKPYGSPEKNEQEKQCRTTISLGESMLRTIEDKALNNKRSGKDPKNVSAIVREALMMYLEKDDHK, encoded by the coding sequence ATGGTAAAAAAAGCAAGCCAACAGGCAGGAAATCGCCCTCCGGTAACGCCAGAACAAGCCGAAGCCTTAGCAATGCGCCTTGCAGATAAGCCTTACGGTTCACCCGAAAAAAATGAGCAGGAAAAACAGTGCAGAACGACAATTTCTCTCGGTGAATCAATGCTTAGAACGATTGAGGATAAAGCTTTAAACAACAAACGTTCTGGTAAAGATCCTAAGAACGTAAGCGCAATAGTAAGAGAAGCATTGATGATGTACTTAGAGAAAGATGATCATAAGTAA
- a CDS encoding chromosome partitioning protein ParA encodes MIILVGGNKGGSGKTTTSVNLAVGLALRGEDVCLVNADLQRSAAKWHAEREAEGILPAITLIEKYENLTQTLRALDEKYPFVIVDVAGRNSREFITSGVVAHQLIAPLQCSQPDLDTLVELQQQVEAMRDLNPDLKVYCLQSMATTNPVLRGNERKEFLEYLDEFPTIQAMDTVVCFRKVYRDSISNGIGVLETDNNSAKAEIEQLLKEVVG; translated from the coding sequence ATGATCATTCTTGTAGGTGGCAACAAAGGTGGTTCAGGAAAAACAACCACCTCTGTAAATCTCGCTGTTGGGCTAGCTTTGCGTGGTGAAGATGTCTGCTTAGTTAATGCTGACCTTCAGAGATCAGCTGCAAAGTGGCATGCAGAACGTGAAGCGGAAGGAATATTGCCAGCCATAACGCTGATTGAAAAATACGAAAATCTCACCCAAACCCTACGTGCATTGGATGAAAAATATCCGTTTGTGATTGTTGATGTAGCTGGTCGTAACTCGCGCGAATTTATAACGAGTGGTGTAGTTGCACATCAACTTATAGCACCACTCCAATGCTCTCAGCCCGACTTAGATACACTTGTTGAACTCCAACAGCAAGTAGAAGCAATGCGAGATCTAAATCCAGACCTTAAAGTCTATTGCTTGCAGAGCATGGCGACAACGAATCCGGTACTTAGAGGAAATGAAAGAAAAGAATTCCTAGAGTACCTTGATGAGTTTCCAACTATACAAGCGATGGACACAGTGGTGTGCTTCAGAAAAGTGTATCGCGACAGCATCAGTAACGGTATCGGTGTTCTAGAAACAGACAACAACTCTGCTAAAGCTGAGATAGAACAACTCCTCAAAGAGGTCGTAGGATAA